One window of Silurus meridionalis isolate SWU-2019-XX chromosome 9, ASM1480568v1, whole genome shotgun sequence genomic DNA carries:
- the kbtbd13a gene encoding kelch repeat and BTB domain-containing protein 13 — protein sequence MMEPSSCAGLELVHAENGSPDHVSEGAAVRVRLAGNVFTVDKTLLEDNCEYFRALFQSGMKECQQEEICLQVVSARGFVVALRVINGERPILDSDEIVEAVECAAFLQVKLLAIHLVNIINSDNCLLIYHSAAAYGLWELFESAALFICDMYQDLKEDVQCLPKELTDYIESLIPSKYVIIGTHSPTIKLLQDFMRTVCYLDEDDNEWKVLTHLPLNTSTTMAGVAVLDNKIFIVGGVYDISKKVVDSGFCYDVTLDTWTPFSSPQQLRYNCTLVGHEGSLYVLGGEFNRSTLSSVEKYNVSTDTWSFAAHLPRSASAVACTMTMGRIFICLWKPKDATEIYEYLVNRDEWTLVTTLIRHQSYGHCMVAHRDNLYVMRNGPCNDFLRCMMDCYNLTSGQWTAMPGQYENSKGALFTAVVRGDSVFTVNRRATVEYAIEDNKWRTKKEMTGFPRIGSMSTFLLRLPKKTNEALGKEDLTNGQVFTASSHVFPSSSVECCY from the coding sequence ATGATGGAGCCTAGCAGCTGTGCTGGGTTAGAGTTAGTACATGCTGAGAACGGTTCTCCAGATCATGTCTCCGAAGGTGCAGCAGTAAGAGTGAGGCTAGCTGGCAATGTTTTCACAGTGGATAAAACTCTGCTGGAAGACAACTGTGAATATTTCCGGGCACTTTTCCAATCAGGAATGAAGGAATGCCAGCAGGAGGAAATTTGCCTTCAGGTAGTGAGTGCTCGTGGCTTCGTTGTGGCACTTCGGGTGATTAATGGTGAGAGACCTATTCTTGATAGTGATGAAATTGTTGAAGCTGTAGAGTGTGCTGCATTCCTTCAGGTGAAACTTCTTGCTATACATCTTGTGAACATAATTAATTCTGATAACTGCCTCCTCATATATCACTCAGCTGCTGCTTATGGCTTATGGGAACTGTTTGAAAGTGCAGctttgttcatttgtgacatGTACCAAGACCTTAAAGAGGATGTACAGTGCTTGCCAAAGGAACTTACTGATTATATTGAATCTCTTATTCCTAGTAAATATGTTATTATCGGGACCCACTCACCTACCATTAAGCTGCTTCAGGAttttatgaggacagtatgtTACCTTGATGAGGATGACAACGAGTGGAAAGTTCTTACTCACCTACCACTTAACACAAGCACTACCATGGCTGGGGTTGCTGTACTTGATAACAAGATTTTCATTGTTGGAGGGGTGTATGACATTAGCAAAAAAGTTGTAGACTCTGGCTTCTGCTACGATGTGACCTTAGATACCTGGACTCCATTTTCAAGCCCACAACAGCTCCGTTATAACTGTACCCTGGTGGGACATGAAGGCTCTCTTTATGTGCTGGGTGGAGAGTTTAATAGATCCACCTTGTCATCTGTAGAAAAATATAACGTGTCCACAGACACATGGAGTTTTGCTGCTCATCTTCCTAGATCTGCCTCTGCTGTagcttgcacaatgacaatggGTAGGATATTCATTTGTCTGTGGAAGCCAAAAGATGCCACTGAGATATATGAATACCTAGTAAACAGGGACGAGTGGACTTTAGTGACTACACTCATAAGGCATCAAAGTTATGGCCACTGTATGGTGGCACATAGGGACAATTTGTATGTAATGAGGAATGGGCCATGTAATGACTTTTTGAGATGCATGATGGACTGTTATAATCTGACCTCGGGTCAGTGGACAGCCATGCCAGGACAGTATGAGAACAGCAAAGGAGCTTTATTCACAGCAGTAGTGAGAGGTGATTCTGTTTTTACGGTGAACCGCAGAGCAACAGTGGAGTATGCCATTGAGGACAACAAATGGAGGACAAAAAAAGAGATGACAGGATTTCCAAGAATTGGCTCTATGTCGACTTTTCTCCTGAGACTGCCAAAGAAAACCAATGAGGCTCTGGGAAAGGAAGATTTGACAAATGGCCAAGTTTTTACTGCCTCCTCTCACGTCTTTCCAAGCTCATCTGTAGAATGCTGTTATTGA
- the rasl12 gene encoding ras-like protein family member 12 codes for MMSMMFGKARTCNIVPEHEPAECNIVVLGAMGSGKSALTVKFLTKRFISEYDPNLEDTYSSEEMVDQQPVVVKIMDTADQDGPVNCDRYLAWASAFLIVYSIDNRLSFEVCQQYVEAVTLYTKGLQPEAPIILVGNKLDMERYRQVNKTDGETLATRFGCLFFEVSACLDFASVRNVFYKAVREVRREAERSLSLRSLYISEDKAPISLSSATLLSPCFKELPTPATAKLVTVKSSRAQSKRRAPTLTLLKGFKIF; via the exons AT GATGTCTATGATGTTTGGGAAAGCAAGAACTTGCAATATTGTACCTGAACATGAACCTGCAGAGTGCAATATTGTAGTCCTGGGAGCAATGGGCTCAGGCAAATCAG CTCTCACTGTGAAGTTCCTCACAAAGCGTTTTATTAGTGAATATGACCCAAACCTCG AGGACACTTATTCCTCAGAAGAAATGGTGGACCAACAACCAGTTGTGGTCAAAATAATGGACACAGCAGACCAG gATGGACCAGTGAACTGTGATCGCTACCTGGCCTGGGCCAGTGCATTTCTCATTGTCTATAGCATTGATAACAGACTTAGTTTTGAAGTATGCCAGCAGTATGTGGAGGCCGTGACACTGTACACCAAAGGCCTGCAGCCTGAGGCTCCTATCATTTTAGTGGGCAACAAATTGGACATGGAGAGATACAG aCAAGTGAACAAGACAGATGGTGAGACCCTGGCTACCCGTTTCGGCTGCCTGTTTTTTGAGGTGTCCGCCTGTCTGGACTTTGCATCTGTAAGGAATGTATTTTATAAAGCAGTCCGAGAGGTGAGGCGTGAGGCAGAGAGAAGCCTTTCACTCCGGTCTCTTTACATCAGTGAAGACAAAGCACCAATCAGCCTTTCCTCTGCCACACTTCTCTCACCCTGCTTTAAGGAACTGCCCACTCCGGCCACAGCCAAATTGGTGACTGTGAAGTCCTCAAGAGCCCAGAGCAAGCGCAGAGCTCCTACACTTACCCTCCTTAAAGGCTTCAAGATCTTTTGA
- the si:cabz01068815.1 gene encoding solute carrier family 51 subunit beta gives MLWVWVTLCLMWQGASSFMIHNMLESLCLEDSFENAGVKLKRCSVDSELQQWVWKERMFLINVHTQRCLSAFHSDPIQTLDCDGQDDLHWQCMNHRLVSLSHSLELGVHRGSLVLTNTGKNTRWKSLDQGDLCHEKLRKQRETDEFSAKEDNMTEEEREYLRWYYRTEDATPWKFAMLGFSLIALILGCVLCVMGLMGNKHRREIAKYKSAASPATLNVEMEELQIINNIKEDQNSYTDKTQDGQLDSKAPLEGASETEELQPGDIMVTWRDGNVSKLYSDSHKEDEED, from the exons ATGCTGTGGGTATGGGTTACACTGTGCCTCATGTGGCAGG GAGCAAGCAGCTTTATGATCCACAACATGTTGGAAAGCCTGTGCCTTGAGGACTCCTTTGAAAATGCTGGAGTTAAGTTAAAGAGATGCAGTGTGGACTCAGAGCTCCAGCAATGGGTCTGGAAAGAGAGGATGTTCCtcataaatgtacacacacaaaggtgCCTGTCTGCCTTCCACAGTGACCCAATCCAGACTCTCGACTGTGACGGTCAAGATGATCTGCACTGGCAGTGTATGAACCACAGGCTAGTTAGCCTGAGTCATTCCCTGGAGCTAGGTGTGCATAGAGGAAGCCTGGTTCTGACCAACACAGGAAAAAACACAAGGTGGAAATCTCTGGATCAAGGAGACCTCTGTCATGAGAAGCTGA GAAAGCAGAGGGAGACAGATGAGTTTTCAGCCAAAGAGGACAACAtgacagaggaagagagagaatatCTCAGGTGGTATTACCGCACTGAAGACG CAACACCCTGGAAATTTGCCATGCTAGGCTTTTCTCTCATTGCTCTCATTCTGGGTTGTGTGCTCTGCGTCATGGGACTGATGGGTAACAA ACACCGGAGGGAAATTGCCAAGTACAAGAGTGCTGCATCTCCTGCCACGTTAAATGTGGAAATGGAGGAGCTTCAAATCATCAATAACATCAAGGAAGACCAAAACTCCTACACTGACAAAACACAAGATGGACAACTAGACAGCAAAGCACCACTGGAGGGAGCCAGTGAGACTGAGGAGCTACAGCCTGGTGACATTATGGTCACGTGGAGGGATGGAAACGTCTCCAAACTCTACTCTGATTCCCAtaaggaggatgaggaggattaG
- the abhd2a gene encoding monoacylglycerol lipase ABHD2, with amino-acid sequence MNTQESEVYTVAPEMPAMFDGMKLAAVATVLYIIVRCLNLKSPTASPDITYQDTPLNRFLLKSCPVLTKEYIPPLLWGKSGHLQTALYGKLGRVSSPHPTGLRKYLPMQDGATATFDLFEPLADHQSGADVTMVICPGIGNHSEKHYIRTFVDHSQKQGYRCAVLNHLGALPNIELTSPRMFTYGCTWEFAAMVGYIKKTYPQSQLIVVGFSLGGNIVCKFLGENRSNQERVLCCVSVCQGYSALRAQETFLQWDQCRRFYNFLMADNMKKIILSHRNSLFGGGSSKMVDADLRRLFTATSLMQIDDNIMRKFHGHDSLKEYYEKESCVHYIHNVNVPLLLVNSADDPLVHQSLLTIPRTLAEKKENVIFALTLHGGHLGFFEGAVLFPQPLTWMDKVIVGYANAICQWQKQKPACQSQDAEASGGTCLNTAS; translated from the exons ATGAACACTCAGGAGTCAGAGGTGTACACGGTAGCGCCGGAGATGCCGGCCATGTTCGATGGGATGAAGCTGGCGGCCGTCGCCACCGTTCTCTACATCATTGTCCGGTGCTTGAATCTAAAAAGCCCCACTGCGTCTCCGGATATCACGTACCAGGACACACCACTCAATCGCTTCCTGCTTAAATCTTGCCCCGTTCTGACCAAAGA ATACATTCCGCCGCTGTTATGGGGAAAAAGTGGCCATTTGCAGACTGCGCTGTATGGAAAACTGGGCCGCGTGAGTTCGCCGCACCCGACTGGCCTGCGGAAGTACCTGCCCATGCAGGATGGCGCCACGGCGACCTTTGATCTCTTTGAACCACTGGCAGATCATCAGAGCGGAG cggATGTCACTATGGTTATCTGCCCGGGCATCGGTAACCACAGCGAGAAGCACTACATCCGCACCTTTGTGGATCACTCGCAGAAACAAGGCTACCGCTGCGCTGTGCTTAACCACCTCGGAGCTTTGCCCAACATCGAGCTCACTTCTCCCCGCATGTTCACCTATG GCTGTACATGGGAGTTCGCAGCCATGGTGGGGTACATAAAGAAGACCTACCCTCAGAGCCAGCTCATCGTGGTGGGCTTCAGTCTCGGTGGTAACATTGTCTGCAAATTCCTGGGGGAGAACCGCTCCAATCAGGAGCGAGTGCTGTGCTGCGTGAGCGTGTGCCAGGGCTACAGTGCACTCAG ggctCAGGAGACATTTCTGCAGTGGGACCAATGCCGGCGCTTTTATAACTTTCTCATGGCTGACAACATGAAGAAGATCATTCTGTCACACAG GAACAGCCTGTTTGGAGGAGGCTCTTCTAAGATGGTAGATGCAGACCTGAGACGCCTTTTCACTGCCACCTCTCTCATGCAGATCGATGACAACATCATGAG AAAATTCCATGGACACGATTCCTTAAAAGAGTACTATGAGAAGGAGAGCTGTGTGCACTACATTCACAAT GTGAATGTTCCACTGTTGCTGGTGAACTCTGCTGATGACCCTCTTGTACACCAGTCTCTCCTGACCATCCCTCGCACACTTGCAG aaaagaaagagaatgtgATCTTTGCCTTGACACTGCACGGAGGCCACCTGGGCTTCTTCGAGGGCGCAGTTCTGTTCCCGCAGCCTTTAACCTGGATGGATAAGGTCATTGTGGGGTACGCCAATGCCATCTGCCAATGGCAGAAACAGAAGCCAGCATGCCAAAGCCAGGATGCCGAAGCCTCAGGGGGCACATGTTTGAACACTGCTTCCTAA